From the Sardina pilchardus chromosome 11, fSarPil1.1, whole genome shotgun sequence genome, the window ggtgtgtgtgtgtgtgtgtgtgtgtgtgtgtgtgtgtgtgtgtgtgagagagagagagatagaggggggggcACTTTATTCACAattgtgtgattgtgcatgTAAGGGTGTGTGGATACCATTAATAGTGGCCTGCCTGGGCTAGATTCTTTAGGTGTGACCTCACAGAGCTCTAGTCTCTTCTATGATCTGCAACAGATAttagagaaggtgtgtgtgtgtgtgtgtgttatagtgttatagagagagagagagagagagagagagacagagagagagacagagagagagagataggtacTTTATTCACAATTGCAATCTCAGAAGTGCATGCATttaaatggaatggaatgtacTCTACAGTATGCAAGTGCGTATGTAGATCTGTGACtgctgatgtgtgagtgtgtgaccttTAATCGCATGCATATGTCTCAGTCTGTGCATGtttgagcgtgcatgtgtgtgtgtgtgtgtgtgtgtgtgtgtgtgtgtgtgtgtgtgtgtgtgtgtgtgtgtgtgtgtgtgtgtgtgtgtgtgtgtgacactgtatACCTGAAACTGTGGGTCCAAAttggcatgcatgtatgtgagtttctgtgtgtgtttctgtatttctgtgtgtgtgtgtttgtgtgagagagagtgagagagagagagagagagagagagagagagagagagagagaggggcagctATTCAGAGAATCATTGCCTCCATCACCGATGCCTCCTCCCAACATGGCCTGGGAGACATTCCACATCTGCGTCCTCCAATTACAAGTCAAATGAGCCCTGTCCCATAACAGGCCTAATCATTTTATTAATAGTGAAATTACGATTATATTCAATCCAGTGGCTTTAGCACTCCGCGATGATTTCTAACGACATGGAGTAGGGTTGCCCACGCATTGCCACTAGGCAACTTCATGTGACAATCAGGACGTATTAAGAAGTCTGATTTGGGAAATGGCGTAATATGTTTGCTAGACATGTATAATGCATCATAGTGCAGTTAAATCGGAAGCCCAGTGGAGTTTAGCTGCACAGTAAGAGAGCATACTGCAGGAAGGGAGTTTCTGTGAATCTACACTGACTAGTAGAACAGCGCCATCAAGTGACCAGTTTAAGAATGCTGACAGCAAGCACAGGGAGTCACCAGAAAGTAACTTTTCTGGGCTGTGTGTAAATTATCGATCTCATTGCTATTCTATCACATTTTTCCATGAGTAAGGATcacagaatgagagaatgatCTGGACCGGATATCTGATTTCATTATATTGATCCTTCAACTGAGTGGAATCAATAAGGAATTTTCAAAAATAGCTCCTCAACTGATATGTCTACAAGTTGCTCATCTTAAAATGATCCTTAAACCAAGTACCTGAGAGGCCATCCAGTGAAATATACTCTAACAGTCTCTGGCTTTTAGAAGTATTGTTCTAAAATGCTGTTCTGAAGCTCTTCAGGCATCACAGGATCTGTTCAAACTGGTAAACTGGGCCAATGCGAAAGAAACTTTCATAATGTTGCCTAGGCATTCTGCACAGCAACTGCAGAAAAGCATGAGACAAcatactaggcctacattttaggTTACTAAATGTACTGTAACGGGCAAAGGAGATACCGGAATCCTCTGGTACGCTTAGTGCCACATGTCGCTGTGGGCGAGGATGCACATATACCTTCCCACTCTCTAAGTCTTCCATCATTACATCAACAACAAACTATTACAAATATTTTGCTTTAAAGAACAAATCTGTTCTAAGATCAAATTAGGGTACATTTCTGGATGATAACGAGTGTAAACTTTCATTGGGGACCAAAATGACATTACTCAGGAGTAGCTTTCCATACAAGGCCCAACATATCATTATCATTTTGTGATACTGTGGAGAGGGTCCCTGCAGACAACTAGAAGTATTTTTAAATATGTAGGTGTACAGAAAAGATTAATATAAATGTACAGTCAGTGCATTGCCTAAATTTGTTCTCCATTGTGTCAAGACTACTACAATTCCCTATGAAAGTCTTGTTTGTTGACTGGAGTTGACCTTTAATGCCGTTAAGGCAGGGACAGAGATTTCCTGTCGAATGATGCACACAACTTTCTCTTCCAGATAATAATAGGCTCCTCCACTCCATAAGCTACAAAATACATCATAGATTTCATTTTCAACTAATTgatgaaaatacacagcatGAATACAGTGTAATGAATGTATTATGTACACCGTagctggtaacactttataataagggtacatgaattttcatgaactaatgcatgaattaatgcatgaattacgcattagttaatccattaatatatcatgaatcaatatgacttaacatgaattaactgattgtcattaatgaattaatacatgaataactcatcatcttaagcattaagtacggttggcacatcatcatgattcatgattaattaagcatgatcatgatgactttttgtcagacaaaatcttggacatcaccgtcatggagaaaaaagaaaagtaattacacatgaattcatgttaactaaatgtcatgaattatcatgagttaattcattaactcatgcattaattatacattaaAATCTCATTACTAAACAttaattaatagtatgtcattaatgacatcaggtatggacaacaaattcatcttgagcattaggtagtggttaaatcattatgaataatgatcaattacacatgatcatggtgatttctaggtttttgaaatgtactCCAAGGGGtcagtaaactatacattaactcatcatgaactaattaagaccattttcagagaatatcgaagaatccacatcgtttaaatataggcatgtcctcattagctaagcattatcttttcattagttaatcatgtctgtggcccctcagataaagtgatgaacaggtggtgctttaaatgcatgaagtttgaagtcatgcaaaaatggtcaatttacattaattaatgatgaattactcatgagttcatcatgtttgtggcccctcacgtaaagtggtaaatggacccttctttatcactgacaaaagaagtggattcttcgatattctctgaaaatggtcttaattagttcatgatgagttaatgtatagtttactgaCCCCTTGGagtacatttcaaaaacctagaaatcaccattatcatgtgtaattgatcattattcataatgatttaaccactacctaatgctcaagatgaatttgttgtccatacctgatgtcattaatgacatactattaattcatgtttattaatgagattttcatgtataattaatgcatgagttaatgaattaactcatgataattcatgacatttagttaacatgaattcatgtgtaattacttttcttttttctccatgacggtgatgtccaagattttgtctgacaaaaagtcatcatgatcatgcttaattaatcatgaatcatgatgatgtgtcaaccgtacttaatgcttaagatgatgagttatttatgtattaattcactaatgacaatcagttaattcatgttaagtcataatgattcatgatatattaatggattaactaatgggtaattcatgcattaattcatgcattagttcatgagaattcatgtacccttattataaagtgttaccccgTAGCTTGCACTGTAGCTTGCACTGATATGTATGCATTGGACCATTTTTTGCAACATAATCCTAGGTTGGAAACCTTGTTATTCAGAGATTTTACTGATCTGTGCAAAATGTGTATGACATTACATTAACTCAGTGACACTTACTGCATTTGCATTATATTTACATTAAACTAGTTCATAGGATCTGCCAATTTTCTGATATTTTTCAGATACGCTCACAGTACTACGGTGCATCCATAAACTGTCTCTGGAGCTAAACATTCTCCCTGCCGAATCATACATGACTGACCCATGTCTAGTTTTGACCAGTCAACCCGTTTCATTTCTATATAGGAAAGATGTTAAAGTCCTTGTGCTATACACAAGTCATTGAGCCGTTGGGGTCTTCTCATGGCGGCTGTCGCTGATCGACGACCAAGCTTAAGCCACTCTCAGACATGACGCCCAGACAATGCCCTGGTAATTGGCCATTGATCTCACACTGACTACAGCGTTCAAACATGACCCTGACGCATAGGCACGGACATGGTCCACGTGGGTCTTGTTCATGCTTGAGTAATTAGAAATACCGTAGTAGTCTGGGGAGTTTATGTGTGGAGGAGTGCTTCCAAGTGCTATTCTGCAACCAAGAAGTGGTAGTATTTGTACATGTCCTCTGCTCTTTCATAGGCCTATATTCCTGTGTTTACTCCAGTTGAATATAAACTGTTTCATTTTGTGGTGATGTTGTCTTTTAAGTGTCACCATATCTCTTATGTCAATCATGAACAGTCAAACAAGTAATACAATGCAGCTATTGTGTTTCTGTTCATCTTTGTGCTAACACTGGAAATTGTTGTCATGTCTTTCAGATCAATGAGGGTCTTAAGAGTCCCATCCCGCCAATGCAGTTCCCTGCGTTTGAGCCCGTCTCACCGGGGCCGCCCAGCCACGACGCAGACTCTTCTCAGGTGACCAAACGCCACAGGAAGCTCCTGAAGACCAACCCTGTGATGCGACCCCAGGGCAaatcttcctcctctttgtcctcctcctcctcctcttcctcctcctcctctacggATCCTTCATTCAGCCAGAGCCCCTTGGATCTCTCCCGTGTCCTGGAGGCGCGCCGCCGCCTGGTCAGAGAGATTTGCGCCAAGTACAAGACCAAGGTCCCGCAGAACATCACGCCGCAGCGAGTCTCCCGCATCTTCGTGGAGGACAAGCACAAGATCCTGTACTGCGAGGTGCCCAAGGCGGGCTGCTCCAACTGGAAGCGGGTCCTGATGGTCCTGTCGGGCGTCGCCAACAACGTCACGGCGATCAAGCACAACGCCGTCCACTACGGCAACCACATCCGGCAGCTGGACAGCTACAACCGGGAGGGGATCGCCTACCGGCTGCAGAACTACACCAAAGTGCTGTTCCTGCGAGAGCCCCTGGAGCGACTGGTCTCGGCCTACCGGGACAAGTTCGAGAACCCCAACCACTACTACCACCCGGTGTTTGGACGGCCAATCATCGCCCGTTACCGTCTCAACGCCTCCAAGGAGGCTCTGCGCACCGGCAGCGGTGTGACGTTCCCCGAGTTCATGCAGTACCTTCTGGATGTGCACAAGCCTGTGGGCATGGACATCCACTGGATGCCTGCCAACCACCTGTGCCACCCCTGCCTGGTGGACTATGACTTCATCGGGAAGTTCGAGACCATGGGCGAGGAGGCCAACTTCGTGCTCCAACGGATAGGGGCGCCAGCAAACCTAAACTTTCCCTCCTTCAAGGACAGGAGCCCCTCATCGGAGAGAACTTCCTCAAAAATCATGCAGCAGTACTTTGCACAGCTCAATGCCGGTGACTTGCAACGAGCCTATGACTTCTACTATATGGACTACCAAATGTTTAATTACTCTAAGCCCTTCCATGACTTATACTAAAAAATACTGTCCATTATTTCAATCCTTTCCCTGTCAGATCTGCATACCCTCTCCTAACTATTGTTTCTCTGACATTATGTCATTTTAAGCTGTAAAGAGCAGTGTTACGAAACACTGCCAATTCAAACTACGCAAACTACCAGAgtaaaggcccgttcacaccaagaacgataacgataacgataactataaacaaatatcgctctcgttaatatgaatgacaacgttcacatatacgtaaactataacgataatgacatgaagaacgatatcattgttgatcactttcagagcgattttgagaacgataaaaagctaacagccaatcagaacccataatattctagccatcacattcatgaacatgaggagagacttttcttatcgttggccagtgtggacgttcttatcgttatcgttatgattatagttatcgttatcgttcttggtgtgaacggcccttaagacTAACTAACAATAACTAACCAATTGCCGTCTTCACTCTCTGATGGAGAGATATCAAGACGGCTGCTTAAATCTCACCAGGTCTGAAACATGACCTCTCATCCCATCTTTTGTCTTCTCTTCAGTTTCCACTTAAGGTAGAACCTCAATTCAGTTGATACCCCCGCTACTCCAAAGAAATGGAAAGGGGAACGTGAGGACCCTTGAGAGTTGGCCCGGATCCGATGAATCCGGAGTCAGTTGACCTGTGGGGAGTTTTGGGAGTTAAGCATATTCCCAATTCCCagtccatcaccccccccccccgccccactcacacacacagacactaccaccaccaccaccaccaccacacatagTGTAGGTAATCCACTACTGTACCCTttagcaaatacacacatgaaaaaaaaaaaaaaaacactgtcatAAAGCCTTTACTGACAACTAttttggtgaaaaagggcattCAGAAaactatatatattatattctatTTTTATATGTATTTCTATGATGGGTTAATGGGGATGATGGGTTTGAGCTTAATCAAATCTTtgtatggatgtatgtgtgagtgtgtatgtgtatgtgtggggggagggagtgtgtgtatttcttgttTTCCCCACTGAACACTTTACTAATTTGAAGTTTCACTGTTCTGTGACCTGACCATTTGCTCATTAAGTTGCcctattctctttctcttgattCGATATCCCTGTAAAGCGATCATAGGAATAGGACATGCTGGTTTCGGAGAGTACGCCGCCTGGTTAGACCATACTGGGCCACCACTTTACTGTACATCACctgggaaagatggagaggtagATATATAGAGGATAGATAGAGACATACAAGTAGACAAGGAGACCTCAGCATACCATTACTGCAGCTTTATCAATTCATTAGAGGATGTGAGGGCATGCAATGAAAGAGTGTGAGGAAGACAGTGTTGGCAGGAGGCGAGTGATGAAAAGAGAAGAgtgatgatagagagagagagagaaagaaaagagaattcCTCACAGCACGTCTTATTCTAATCTTACCTATAGATCCGAGTCTACATGGCTGTGATGATCTGCTTTCATCACTCTCTTCTTCTTAAATCACCCGAGAGAGAGATACgacgacagacagacaaaagagagtatagaaagagagagagagagagagagtgtgtataagaaagagagagggagggagagatagagagccgGCCCAGCTGGCCGACAGCCCAGACATGAGAGAAGCCTCTCCACGTGTAGAACGAAGGGCTTTGAGCTTTGTGCGTCTCAACAGTCTCGGGCTCGTGGCACATGATCCGGTGCGAGGGCTCTCCTCTCCAGCGCGAGATCAGAGCCAAGAGCTCAGCGCAGGCTGGAGCTGACTGGAGTGCTGACGCGCCAACACCACTGCCAGTATCGCCCTCCGAACAATCCACTACTGCAGTGTGTACATACATATGCTCTCGTCACTATATTTGTTGATGCTGGAAGGAACATAGTTATTTCTTAATTCCCGAACAATTTATTTTGATATATGCGTAGTCTGGGAAAATAGCGTTGAGTGCTTGAGGAAAAGGCCAGTTTTGAGAATTTATCGAACGCTGTGAACAAGCAAACCAAGTTGTGGCTGCAGTCTATTGGTAGACCAAAGGAAAGGACACAGCTTCCAAAACTATCACGTTTGATAATTCACTAGTAGCATTGTTTAACATATAGTGCTTATGTTGTTCAGCTGTTAGACAGCGCCCTTCATTCAGCAGAAATCTGTTTTGTTTCCCAACCAGTTGCAGTTCAGTCTGATCCAGCCATCCTTTGTCTGTTTAGTCCAAATCCATGATTTGTTGCTATCCCACAATCACCTGCCATCAGGCCAGGAAGATAAACTTGTATTCTTTGAATGTAACTCACTAACAAAATGGTTGTACATCTATACTAGACTTCTGTGAATTGTGTTGATAAATATCGACATGACGTATCATTTACTTGTAACTATCTTCTTGTGATAGTAAGGGGGTCAATGtcaaactagaaatgtgcatctctgTGGAGGAGCTGtaagagtgggcttgctcaccagggggcagtgatgtaaacgcctgaacagtcccccattcatttcaatggggaaacgcctctggtggagcatgtcggaactacaagggtctgaaaatgggaataccggaaaaacgacaaccggcagccatctgacattaacaagcaacctacaccggatcgggcctgattttttggTGTTTGAACcacgtcgatagctcaaacgctctagtagaagaggcgttctcaaaaaacgggctaagaagaacaatagatgggcttgccttgcagcaagcccactaataagcCAAGTCAGTTGTTTAGCAAAGATTTGAATTGCTGTGTAAGACACAAAAAACGTAATGGCTTTGCATTAACAGAGTAGCCAGTGTGTGTCTTTCATGCTCAAAATCAGGTGATTTGGCAGTTCCAAAAGTTAGAGGTCTTAATGTGATGTCACCCCCCTTTTTCAGCATCTGTAAGTTCAAGTTGTGCCAGTACACAGACATCAAACATTCATGTCTACAGACTTGTTGTATTCCCTAATGTGCAGGGCACATGTATGTGCAGAGCACACGAGTAGTactatttattttctacatTACCAaggacaaacaaatgcacattaTCTACATTCTATTTTTCGTTATTTTCatatttaagtatatttttgaatgagagagagtaaatatataataaagtaCATATAATGAAGGAATATATTACAgagacaaatacagtatatatcagaTTCTAGTGATGTAGTGTGTTGGCTTtgccaccccccttcccccttcagaaaaaaatgtctgaGGATTCTGTGGAGCGCCGGGTTTTTGGCTTAAATCTTTGGGGTGGGTGTTGCATAAATCTACTTAAATGCTATTCCCCTACCTGCGTTCTCGTTTGTGGGGTTGTTTTGGGAGTAACTGTCAGTGCACTAAAGATATATCAAAACTATGTAAGGTAACAAGTGAATGTATTATCTATCGTAGGTGCAAAAGTGTACAAAGTCATGGTCTCAAGCCCTTTGCCTTATTTTACACTGCCAATCAAAAAGTGTATATCAGGAAGACCTATTTCAGGTGGCTGGTTTATTTCTGCTGGGTGTCtatgaataaatgttttgtcTGCTTTTAACTGTCTCTCACTTCATTGACTGACGTCTACATTTATGGTTGCTCATTAAGGGCAgtatacactcttaaaacgaatgagagacaacacaaacatttagtGCACACATTTTAATTGCAGAAGTTAATTGTACCAACCTTTTTAGTTTTAGGTCTCCAAGTCAGGCAAATCTGGTGAGTTATGATAACACCGCTTTAGAGAGAAACTACAGTACTCCAATTTCAGCTGTTGATACCTCATGCACGCTATTCAAATATGCTTGCATACCTCAGGTTCAGATTGAATCCCTACTGATTATAATTATTTCTGCATAAAGGTGAGAAAGACATCTATACAAAGGTTTGCGAAAGTCTATTACTCTATTACTCTTGGAAAAAATGACAAGATCTGCAGGAAGAGATTCAATATCAATACAGCACAAGATGGATTTGTCTCCAAATGAAGTTGCTGTGAACTAAAGGGCAGTATTGCGAAAGGCCGATGCAAACCTTGAGCAAGTCTCTCGGTGACTTCACTTATAAGAGATCCATAGAAACACTATACAGTAAATAATAGACAGATAATAATGCCGAATGAGTCCTTCAGTATAGCCAAGCAGCTGTCTTCTAGTTTTACTTGGACTAGTTTGTTTGCCTACACGCATAACCTTACTGGAAATGTTTtgacattcagacatgataaGCAACCTAAAGCATTGTAGAtaacatgaaaatgaaaatgcaccAAACTTTCATGACAGTTGAAATCTGAAACTCGGAAGCACACTCACAGTGGAATGATGGAGACTTGGTGAAGACGGCCCTGTCTTAATTGGAACTGGTGCACTCTGAAGTTCAGCAATGAATCACTTGTGAAGCATATTTCCCTGTGAcaaaaaaaggccaaaaaaaaggcgctgaaacacaaacaaattacTGTCAGAGAGCACAACAAAATAAAGACGTTTGAACTCTGCATCACCTTGTTGTGGTTGGTTGCAAACTTGCAGACAAAGTTGGAAAACTTCACCGACCGTCCACATTGCAGAATACCCAGAATGCAAATGAAGACCCCTGTCTGTCTTCCCATTCGTGGCGGTGGAGAGCTGGGTGACATCTAAGGCAAACATTCCTACAGAGCGTTTCATCAGACGATTATGATCACACTGCCTCTAGCTCAGCATCCGTCTGCCCCCCCTACATAATTAATGCTCAGTGGCATGACATGCTGCCATGATGAATAGTTTATGAAGATTTTATTGCAATTCGAAAAACTCATACAGTTGCATTACAGTACAGGGTGAGCTTATTCTTTAGAAGGCCTCTCTTCAAACGCATTGTTTCTGTAAAGAGAATAACCTCAAATGCTAAACCAAGCTGTTTCCCAAAGACTTATACATATATTTGTTCAGAAGGCACATTTAAAGTGCAGCGAAGTGATGAGTAGGCCTAGTTTGGTAATGTGTATAACAGTGAATATTTTGCCAAGCCATTGTTTTACACTGCACCAAACATGTACTGAACAACAATACTATCAGTAAACAAAGGCATTATTATTCTCTtcccagtgttctgcttgaacATAACATCAGAAATGACTGAATGATCAGGAAAAACAGTAATAATATATAATGTGTACAACAGGGTACAGAGACAAGCTGGAGGCCCTGATGTGCAAAACTGGCCAATGAAAGGAACAAACTTAAACGGGCTAAAGAGAACATGCTGGGCAGAAGATGATTGAAAGTTGAGATGATTAAATGACTGACAGGAAACAATTCCAGGCATCAAATGAACAAATCAAGATATACTGGAGGAGTGGTAGTGGTagatatcttgtgtgtgtgtgtgtgtgtgtgtgtgtgtgtgtgtgtgtgtgtgtgtgtgtgtgtgtgtgtgtgtgtgtgtgtgtggtggtggtggtggtggtggtggtggtggtggtggtggtcgggggggggggggggggggggtgtcagggTAATTTGCACAGAGAATAATCTTTTAATGCTAAACTTCAGAATTGTAAATTCAGAACATCGGACTCTAATAGAACTAATAGACTCTAACAAAATCAGACTCTGATAATACTAATAGAATCTAAtgatgcattaaaaaaaaaaccgccTCTTAATATGGAGGATGTAATTTCTTAGAGTGGGATCTGAAACATTAAACAACTTGTATTTCAGGTTTCATTAGCATGTCATCTGATCTTGGAAaattcagcgcacacacacacacacacacacacacacacacacacacacacacacactcaaatgcatgATATACCACAGCGCATGACCTGAGTTTTACCTCTGAGTTCAAAGACATGGCAGTCCATTCAGCAAGGGTGCACTGTGTGTGGACTACCAGCAGTGTATGACTACCCCCTACTGGCTAAGCATTTGATCAAAAGTCTCCAGCAGGCTTGGACTGTCCACTGATATCTCACAACCTCTGTGACATATGTTGCTAAAATCCCCATTGTCTTCTATGTATTAGTAGCAATTTTCTATTTTAAAGCATGTTATTGAGTTAATGTATACCGTTTAACCCACTCAAGTTGTGTCATGAAAATCAAACAGATGTTGAGAACACTGTGGCCAAACGGACACTGCCTCAGTAtgaccactagatgtcactcCATGTTCCGTTTCAAAACAGTGTAtggatatgatatgatatgatattctCAAGATCATCATGGCCTAAATGCCTATTCAGCATGATGACAAAATATGGTGTTCGGTAATGTTTTTCATGGTTGGTTAAAGAGCCCAGACATCAGGAAAAACAGTCACACTAAGCCCACCACAACAAGAGACATATTTAGCATAAAACCTTTTACTCGCATCAATACCATATCATTTACATCAGGATGGCTACATTTTACAAAGGATATCTGcaatttcagtgcttccaatgAAATGTGATATGATTACTTTGTTTCCATAACCTACCCAATGGGCTTTTATGGCTGTACGTATCGAATGAGATCTGAACTCACCACCCTCGTCCGTACAACAGAACAACATTCATGAAATACAACCTACTTTTAATTAAGTTATACTGCCATTGACATTAATTATGCAACATCATTAATGAACTTGAATCAATAAAAACACAGAATCTATAATTAAGCCCATCACATGAGCTAAAAGGGaaatggggtggtggtgggggtgggggtgggggggttctcTAACCTTCAGGCTATCTCTCAACGAGGGCAGTGGAGTCTGTTTGAACGCTGGCAACATTTGGGTCATAAAAAGGAATCTCTTGTGTCCCCGTTAATACCTCTGGAACAGCAGCTATCCCCTTAATGAAGATATTTCACCAATGTATTTTTAATGCTTAAGTGATTTTCAGGCCATGTATACCAGCTGCGCTGTGACAGGAGGAATAAAAGTAAAGCTCTTTCTAATGATGCAGATTGCAGGAAAGCATGATAATGGAAGAGACGAAGAGGCACTTTGAAGCAAAGATAAGAACGGTAAAGTAAGAGATGGCAAATGAGAAGAGACATAGAAGGTGAGAAGAGAaatgtagaggagagagagagcagagagaaatgtagaaaagagagagagaagagagggaaatgtagagaagagagagcacagagaaatgtagagagagagaaagagagcagagagaaatgtaaaagaaagaaatatagaggagagagagagagcacagagaaatgtagaggagagagagaaagagagcagagagaaatgtAGAGGAAAGATAGGTAAGAGGGGCCAGACCATGACATGGAAGAAGAGCAACAGATGCAGGCCGACACACCTGaacaagcagagaaaagagaaaaaagagatgagaagaagggagagaggaaaagaagacaAGAGATGTGAGTGGTGcggagggatgaggagaagaagaaagaagaagggTGCAGGTCCAGGGAAAAGGCAAGTTTCTAAAAAAGGACAGGAAAGGAGCGGAGGGGATTGAGGACCAGGGCGAGACTACAGTCAGTTAATGGGCAAGATCTATTAGCATCCCACAGCGCTGGATGCTGACAGCAAATGTGCTTCTTGTCCTGGTTTAAAAATAAGAGCATATTTTCATCACAGGCCATCTGGGCTGATGGGAGGCGGCTACACAGTGCTGTACAGTTGGTgcagaagagggaaagaggagatgCATGCTACTCCTGCTACTGAAAGTAAAGCAGGTGAACATGGCTTTGTTGATGATGCTCTTGTACTGAATAAGCATAtaagggagaggtgtgtgtgtgtggggggggcaatAACTACATGTCGTAAAAAGATTTTTGCCCAGGTGAAGGATCCCTCTGCACCTGGGAAATATGCTCCAATACAAAAGATCTTGGACATGTAAACTGTGAGATGCATCAGCAGCACACAGACAATGTTGAGATTCTGGCCAGGTGCTTCTCTCTGATACCCATCAGCTGCATATTCTCTgcatataagtgtgtgttttttttttgcaatttgGTGAAAATGACTGAATTTACATTCTTGTCCTATTCCTACGGAGCATTCATTATGTGGATGACATGCTGTCTTTCCTGATCCTACCGCTGAGATATCAGTTGATAGAGgtagtgaatatgtgtgtgtgtgtgtgtgtgtgtgtgtgtgtgtgtgtgtgtg encodes:
- the LOC134095185 gene encoding carbohydrate sulfotransferase 8-like isoform X2, which encodes MKEKEREGEYQVNSHGYKEGEPVKSGWEINSMCWTEMFLRARRRMRSLISGLPCSFWFLLLFGAGGLVLFIHLEALSEMVQLGPEEKLSDRIRDVSGINEGLKSPIPPMQFPAFEPVSPGPPSHDADSSQVTKRHRKLLKTNPVMRPQGKSSSSLSSSSSSSSSSSTDPSFSQSPLDLSRVLEARRRLVREICAKYKTKVPQNITPQRVSRIFVEDKHKILYCEVPKAGCSNWKRVLMVLSGVANNVTAIKHNAVHYGNHIRQLDSYNREGIAYRLQNYTKVLFLREPLERLVSAYRDKFENPNHYYHPVFGRPIIARYRLNASKEALRTGSGVTFPEFMQYLLDVHKPVGMDIHWMPANHLCHPCLVDYDFIGKFETMGEEANFVLQRIGAPANLNFPSFKDRSPSSERTSSKIMQQYFAQLNAGDLQRAYDFYYMDYQMFNYSKPFHDLY
- the LOC134095185 gene encoding carbohydrate sulfotransferase 8-like isoform X3; amino-acid sequence: MCWTEMFLRARRRMRSLISGLPCSFWFLLLFGAGGLVLFIHLEALSEMVQLGPGQWHMSTEEKLSDRIRDVSGINEGLKSPIPPMQFPAFEPVSPGPPSHDADSSQVTKRHRKLLKTNPVMRPQGKSSSSLSSSSSSSSSSSTDPSFSQSPLDLSRVLEARRRLVREICAKYKTKVPQNITPQRVSRIFVEDKHKILYCEVPKAGCSNWKRVLMVLSGVANNVTAIKHNAVHYGNHIRQLDSYNREGIAYRLQNYTKVLFLREPLERLVSAYRDKFENPNHYYHPVFGRPIIARYRLNASKEALRTGSGVTFPEFMQYLLDVHKPVGMDIHWMPANHLCHPCLVDYDFIGKFETMGEEANFVLQRIGAPANLNFPSFKDRSPSSERTSSKIMQQYFAQLNAGDLQRAYDFYYMDYQMFNYSKPFHDLY
- the LOC134095185 gene encoding carbohydrate sulfotransferase 8-like isoform X1; translation: MKEKEREGEYQVNSHGYKEGEPVKSGWEINSMCWTEMFLRARRRMRSLISGLPCSFWFLLLFGAGGLVLFIHLEALSEMVQLGPGQWHMSTEEKLSDRIRDVSGINEGLKSPIPPMQFPAFEPVSPGPPSHDADSSQVTKRHRKLLKTNPVMRPQGKSSSSLSSSSSSSSSSSTDPSFSQSPLDLSRVLEARRRLVREICAKYKTKVPQNITPQRVSRIFVEDKHKILYCEVPKAGCSNWKRVLMVLSGVANNVTAIKHNAVHYGNHIRQLDSYNREGIAYRLQNYTKVLFLREPLERLVSAYRDKFENPNHYYHPVFGRPIIARYRLNASKEALRTGSGVTFPEFMQYLLDVHKPVGMDIHWMPANHLCHPCLVDYDFIGKFETMGEEANFVLQRIGAPANLNFPSFKDRSPSSERTSSKIMQQYFAQLNAGDLQRAYDFYYMDYQMFNYSKPFHDLY